A genomic window from Nicotiana sylvestris chromosome 11, ASM39365v2, whole genome shotgun sequence includes:
- the LOC104217723 gene encoding protein ALP1-like, with translation MATAGKKRGRKKKKKNIMMTKKMNKLTKKFKATLQLRHQHCTKLIPQLISAISSAHSFLLRHDLSLLPHQSLSLESLISSTSTSISTIFSLLNLPPPPPPPSRATLASPPTDPTSPRAAECWFQRFLAADSDTLWAENFNITKPSFTLLLRLLTPSLSSLSVPPNYALAAALFRLAHGASFSAISRRFGIDSPTACRVFYTVCRAINENLGHLFELKNDINRVIVGFGWISLPNCCGVLGCEKFELDGDFMDKNGFLIVQALVDSEGRFLDVSAGWPGTMRPENVLRKSKLYLGVEESKEYLNGPSFELNDENSIPQYILGDSCFPLLPWLLTPYSGSNEEDERSSEEMAFNSVHSKGMQLVGTAFGRVRAKWKILAKKWNEQCVEAFPFVIVTCCLLHNFLIKCSEAVTDETVEYPRSEEFPVFDGEVDESGKKIRDALASHLFRSYIISPLEVTFGADLDPRSIFLKHGKSKSVKTG, from the coding sequence ATGGCCACCGCCGGCAAAAAGAGaggaaggaaaaagaagaagaagaatataatGATGACCAAAAAGATGAACAAACTAACCAAGAAATTCAAAGCCACCCTTCAACTCCGCCACCAACACTGCACCAAACTCATTCCTCAGCTCATCTCCGCCATCTCCTCCGCCCACTCTTTCCTCCTCCGCCATGACCTCAGCCTCCTCCCCCACCAATCCCTTTCCCTCGAATCCCTCATCTCCTCCACCTCTACCTCCATTTCGACCATCTTCTCACTCCTCAACCTCCCCCCTCCTCCCCCACCACCCTCACGCGCCACCCTAGCTTCTCCACCAACCGACCCAACTTCGCCACGCGCCGCCGAGTGCTGGTTCCAGCGATTTCTGGCGGCTGATTCGGACACCCTTTGGGCCGAAAATTTCAATATCACGAAGCCCTCTTTCACTCTCCTGCTCCGCCTTCTCACGCCTTCTCTTTCCTCACTCTCTGTTCCTCCCAATTACGCCCTTGCTGCTGCCCTCTTTCGCCTCGCTCACGGTGCTTCCTTTTCTGCTATTTCACGTCGATTTGGTATTGATTCCCCTACCGCGTGTCGGGTTTTTTACACTGTGTGCAGAGCTATCAATGAGAATCTTGGGCACTTGTTTGAGCTAAAGAACGATATCAATAGGGTCATTGTGGGGTTTGGTTGGATTTCTTTGCCTAATTGTTGTGGTGTTTTGGGGTGTGAAAAGTTTGAATTGGATGgtgattttatggataaaaatggGTTCTTGATTGTTCAAGCTTTGGTAGATTCTGAAGGTAGATTCTTAGATGTTTCAGCTGGGTGGCCTGGTACAATGAGGCCTGAAAATGTTTTAAGAAAATCTAAGCTTTATTTGGGTGTTGAGGAATCAAAGGAATACTTAAATGGTCCATCTTTTGAGCTAAATGATGAGAATTCAATACCTCAGTACATTCTTGGTGATTCTTGTTTCCCACTTTTACCATGGCTGTTAACGCCTTACAGCGGATCGAACGAGGAAGATGAGAGGAGTTCTGAGGAAATGGCGTTTAATTCGGTGCATAGTAAAGGAATGCAGTTGGTGGGGACAGCTTTTGGGAGAGTGAGGGCAAAGTGGAAGATTTTGGCTAAGAAATGGAATGAGCAGTGTGTTGAGGCATTTCCATTTGTAATTGTGACATGCTGTTTGCTGCACAATTTTCTTATCAAGTGTAGTGAAGCAGTGACAGATGAAACCGTGGAGTATCCGAGGAGTGAAGAGTTTCCGGTGTTTGATGGAGAGGTTGATGAAAGTGGGAAGAAGATTAGGGATGCGCTTGCCTCACACCTATTTAGG